A region from the Enterobacter roggenkampii genome encodes:
- the sppA gene encoding signal peptide peptidase SppA, giving the protein MRTLWRIIAGFFKWTWRLLNFVRNLVMNIFFILLVLVCAGIWMHLSNANQAQHSTRGALLLDITGVIVDKPSASNRLGVIGRQLFGATSDRLQENSLFDIVDAIRQAKDDRNITGIVLDLKDFAGGDQPSMQYIGKALREFRDSGKPVIAVGDSYSQGQYYLASFANKIWLSPQGAVDLHGFATNGLYYKSLLDKLKVTTHVFRVGTYKSAVEPFIRDDMSPAAREADSRWIGELWQNYLGTVAANRQITPEQVFPGAQGVLEGLRKVDGDTAKYALDNKLVDALGTSAEIEKSLSKQFGWSKEDKNYSAISMYDYSTKKPDENGDSVAVVFANGAIMDGQETPGNVGGDTTASQIRDARLDPKVKAIVLRVNSPGGSVSASEVIRAELAAARAAGKPVVVSMGGMAASGGYWISTPANYIVANPSTLTGSIGIFGVINTVENSLDSLGVHTDGVATSPLADVAVTKSLPPEVSEMMQLSIENGYKRFITLVADSRKKTPEQIDQIAQGHVWTGQDAKSNGLVDSLGDFDDAVKKAAELAKLKQWHIEYYQDEPSFFDMVMDSMSGSVRAMLPEALQAYLPAPVATAAKAMKAESDKLAAFNDPQSRYAFCLTCANVR; this is encoded by the coding sequence ATGCGAACCCTTTGGCGAATTATTGCCGGTTTCTTTAAATGGACGTGGCGACTGCTCAACTTCGTCCGCAACCTGGTGATGAATATCTTCTTCATCCTGCTGGTTCTGGTTTGCGCGGGCATCTGGATGCACCTCAGCAACGCAAATCAGGCGCAGCATTCGACTCGCGGGGCCCTGTTACTCGATATCACCGGCGTCATCGTTGATAAACCGTCAGCCAGCAACCGTCTGGGTGTGATCGGCCGTCAGCTGTTTGGCGCCACGTCCGACCGCCTGCAGGAAAACTCCCTGTTCGATATCGTCGATGCCATCCGTCAGGCCAAAGATGACCGCAACATCACCGGCATCGTGCTGGATCTGAAAGATTTTGCCGGCGGCGACCAGCCCTCTATGCAGTACATCGGTAAAGCGCTGCGCGAATTCCGCGACAGCGGCAAGCCGGTCATTGCCGTGGGCGACAGCTACAGCCAGGGGCAATATTATCTGGCGAGCTTCGCCAATAAGATCTGGCTCTCCCCGCAGGGTGCGGTCGATCTGCACGGCTTTGCCACCAACGGCCTGTACTATAAATCGCTGCTCGATAAGCTGAAGGTCACCACCCACGTCTTCCGCGTCGGCACGTACAAATCCGCCGTGGAGCCGTTTATCCGCGACGATATGTCCCCTGCCGCCCGCGAAGCGGACAGCCGCTGGATTGGCGAGCTGTGGCAGAACTATCTCGGCACCGTTGCCGCTAACCGTCAGATTACGCCTGAGCAGGTGTTCCCTGGCGCGCAGGGCGTGCTGGAAGGCCTGCGTAAGGTTGACGGCGATACCGCGAAATACGCGCTCGATAACAAACTGGTTGATGCCCTGGGCACCAGCGCCGAGATTGAAAAATCCCTGAGCAAACAGTTTGGCTGGAGCAAAGAGGACAAAAATTACAGCGCCATCAGCATGTATGATTACTCGACGAAGAAACCGGATGAGAACGGGGACAGCGTCGCGGTGGTCTTTGCTAACGGTGCGATCATGGACGGTCAGGAGACCCCGGGGAACGTGGGCGGCGACACCACCGCGTCACAAATCCGCGATGCGCGCCTCGATCCGAAAGTGAAGGCGATTGTCCTGCGGGTCAACAGCCCTGGCGGTAGCGTCAGCGCCTCCGAAGTGATCCGCGCTGAACTGGCCGCGGCCCGCGCCGCCGGTAAGCCTGTCGTCGTCTCCATGGGCGGAATGGCCGCCTCCGGGGGGTACTGGATCTCAACGCCAGCCAACTACATCGTGGCGAACCCAAGCACGCTCACCGGCTCGATTGGCATCTTCGGGGTGATCAACACCGTAGAAAACAGCCTGGATTCTCTGGGCGTGCATACTGACGGCGTAGCGACTTCTCCGCTCGCGGATGTCGCGGTGACCAAATCCCTGCCGCCGGAAGTCTCTGAGATGATGCAGCTCAGCATTGAGAACGGCTATAAACGCTTTATCACCCTGGTCGCCGACTCGCGCAAAAAGACGCCTGAGCAGATCGACCAGATTGCGCAGGGCCACGTCTGGACCGGTCAGGATGCGAAGAGCAACGGACTGGTGGACAGCCTTGGCGACTTCGATGACGCGGTGAAGAAAGCCGCCGAACTGGCGAAGCTGAAGCAGTGGCATATCGAGTATTACCAGGACGAACCGTCGTTCTTCGATATGGTCATGGACAGCATGTCCGGCTCGGTACGCGCCATGCTGCCGGAGGCGCTGCAGGCTTATCTGCCTGCGCCGGTCGCCACGGCGGCAAAAGCGATGAAGGCAGAAAGCGATAAGCTTGCGGCCTTTAACGATCCACAGAGTCGTTACGCGTTTTGCCTGACCTGCGCGAACGTCCGTTAA
- the gapA gene encoding glyceraldehyde-3-phosphate dehydrogenase: MTIKVGINGFGRIGRIVFRAAQKRSDIEIVGINDLLDAEYMAYMLKYDSTHGRFDGTVEVKDGHLVVNGKTIRVTAEKDPANLKWNEIGVDVVAEATGIFLTDETARKHITAGAKKVVLTGPSKDNTPMFVRGANFETYAGQDIVSNASCTTNCLAPLAKVINDNFGIIEGLMTTVHATTATQKTVDGPSHKDWRGGRGAAQNIIPSSTGAAKAVGKVLPELNGKLTGMAFRVPTPNVSVVDLTVRLEKAASYEEIKKAIKAASEGPMKGVLGYTEDDVVSTDFNGEVCTSVFDAKAGIALNDNFVKLVSWYDNETGYSNKVLDLIAHISK, encoded by the coding sequence ATGACTATCAAAGTAGGTATCAACGGTTTTGGCCGTATCGGCCGTATTGTTTTCCGTGCTGCTCAGAAACGTTCTGACATCGAAATCGTTGGTATCAACGATCTCCTGGACGCTGAATACATGGCGTACATGCTGAAGTACGACTCAACTCACGGTCGTTTCGACGGCACCGTTGAAGTGAAAGACGGCCACCTGGTTGTAAATGGCAAAACCATCCGCGTTACTGCTGAGAAAGACCCAGCTAACCTGAAATGGAACGAAATTGGTGTTGACGTTGTTGCTGAAGCAACCGGTATCTTCCTGACCGACGAAACTGCACGTAAACACATCACTGCGGGTGCGAAGAAAGTTGTTCTGACGGGTCCTTCCAAAGACAACACCCCAATGTTCGTTCGTGGTGCAAACTTCGAAACTTACGCTGGCCAGGACATCGTTTCCAACGCATCCTGCACCACCAACTGCCTGGCACCGCTGGCTAAAGTTATCAACGACAACTTCGGCATCATCGAAGGTCTGATGACCACCGTTCACGCAACCACCGCTACTCAGAAAACCGTTGATGGCCCGTCTCACAAAGACTGGCGCGGCGGCCGTGGCGCGGCTCAGAACATCATCCCATCCTCTACCGGTGCGGCTAAAGCTGTAGGTAAAGTACTGCCAGAACTGAATGGCAAACTGACTGGTATGGCGTTCCGCGTTCCAACTCCTAACGTATCCGTTGTTGACCTGACCGTTCGTCTGGAAAAAGCTGCTTCTTATGAAGAAATTAAGAAAGCAATCAAAGCTGCTTCCGAAGGCCCAATGAAAGGCGTTCTGGGTTACACCGAAGACGACGTTGTTTCTACCGATTTCAACGGCGAAGTGTGCACTTCCGTGTTCGATGCTAAAGCTGGTATCGCACTGAACGACAACTTCGTTAAACTGGTATCCTGGTACGACAACGAAACCGGCTACTCTAACAAAGTACTGGACCTGATCGCTCACATCTCCAAATAA
- a CDS encoding D-hexose-6-phosphate mutarotase, with protein MINKIFALPVVEQLTPVLSRRQIDGADVIVVDHPRVKASVALNGAHLLSWKPEGEVEGLWLSDATSFKKGAAIRGGVPICWPWFGPSAQPGLPSHGFARNQQWTLKAHNEDDSGAVLTFELQANDETRALWPHDFTLYARFKLGKTCEIELEAHGEFETTSALHTYFNVGDISAVKVSGLGDTFIDKVDNAKEGKLSDGVQAFPDRTDRVYLHPEACSMIHDGALNRGIEVVHHHHSNVVGWNPGPALSVSMADVPDDGYKTFVCVETACVTTPQKASEEKPSRLGQTIRIIKR; from the coding sequence ATGATTAATAAAATTTTTGCACTTCCGGTAGTCGAACAACTTACCCCTGTGCTCTCCCGCCGCCAGATTGACGGTGCTGACGTTATCGTCGTTGACCATCCACGCGTTAAGGCCTCCGTGGCGCTGAACGGCGCCCACCTGCTCTCCTGGAAGCCGGAAGGTGAAGTTGAGGGATTGTGGCTCAGTGATGCGACCTCCTTCAAAAAAGGGGCTGCAATCCGTGGTGGCGTACCGATCTGCTGGCCGTGGTTCGGCCCGTCCGCACAGCCGGGTTTGCCTTCTCACGGATTTGCCCGTAACCAGCAGTGGACCCTGAAAGCGCATAACGAAGACGACAGCGGCGCCGTGCTGACCTTTGAGCTGCAGGCAAATGACGAGACGCGCGCCCTGTGGCCGCACGATTTCACCCTGTACGCCCGCTTTAAGCTGGGTAAAACCTGTGAAATCGAACTGGAAGCCCACGGCGAGTTCGAAACCACCTCCGCCCTGCACACCTATTTCAACGTGGGTGACATCAGCGCTGTGAAGGTGAGTGGCCTTGGCGATACCTTTATCGATAAAGTCGACAACGCGAAAGAAGGCAAACTCAGCGACGGCGTTCAGGCTTTTCCTGACCGTACCGACCGCGTCTATCTGCATCCGGAAGCATGCAGCATGATCCACGACGGTGCCCTGAACCGCGGCATTGAGGTAGTACATCACCATCACAGCAACGTGGTGGGCTGGAACCCGGGTCCTGCACTGTCTGTCAGCATGGCCGACGTGCCTGACGACGGTTATAAAACGTTTGTCTGCGTGGAAACGGCCTGCGTGACTACCCCGCAAAAAGCGAGTGAAGAAAAGCCATCTCGTTTAGGTCAGACGATCCGCATTATTAAGCGATAA
- the ansA gene encoding asparaginase: MQKKSIYVAYTGGTIGMQRSENGYIPVSGHLQRQLALMPEFHRPEMPDFTIHEYEPLMDSSDMTPEDWQHIADDIKAHYDQYDGFVILHGTDTMAFTASALSFMLENLSKPVIVTGSQIPLAELRSDGQINLLNSLYVAANYPINEVSLFFNNRLYRGNRTTKAHADGFDAFASPNLQPLLEAGIHIRRLGTPPAPNTAGELIVHPITPQPIGVVTIYPGISADVVRNFLRQPVKALILRSYGVGNAPQNGEFLKELQEASERGIVVVNLTQCMSGKVNMGGYATGNALAHAGVISGFDMTVEATLTKLHYLLSQDLDIQSIRSAMMQNLRGELTPDE, translated from the coding sequence ATGCAGAAGAAATCGATTTATGTAGCCTACACTGGCGGTACCATCGGTATGCAGCGCTCTGAAAACGGCTATATCCCCGTCTCCGGCCACCTGCAGCGTCAGCTTGCGCTGATGCCCGAATTCCACCGTCCGGAAATGCCTGACTTCACCATCCACGAATACGAGCCGCTGATGGACTCCTCCGACATGACGCCGGAAGACTGGCAGCACATCGCGGATGATATTAAAGCCCATTACGACCAGTACGACGGTTTCGTGATCCTGCACGGTACCGACACCATGGCATTTACCGCCTCGGCGCTCTCCTTCATGCTGGAGAACCTGAGCAAGCCGGTTATCGTCACCGGATCGCAAATTCCGCTGGCGGAGCTGCGCTCTGACGGGCAGATCAACCTGCTGAACTCCCTGTACGTGGCGGCGAATTACCCGATTAACGAAGTGTCGTTGTTCTTTAACAACCGTCTTTATCGCGGTAACCGCACCACCAAAGCCCACGCCGACGGCTTTGACGCCTTTGCCTCACCTAACCTGCAGCCGCTGCTGGAGGCCGGGATTCATATCCGTCGTCTGGGCACGCCGCCTGCGCCGAACACCGCGGGCGAGCTGATTGTGCATCCGATTACTCCGCAACCGATTGGCGTGGTGACCATTTATCCGGGTATCTCTGCGGACGTGGTGCGTAACTTCCTGCGCCAGCCGGTGAAAGCGCTTATCCTGCGCTCCTATGGCGTGGGCAATGCGCCGCAAAACGGCGAGTTTCTGAAAGAGCTTCAGGAGGCCAGCGAGCGCGGAATTGTGGTGGTAAACCTGACCCAGTGTATGTCCGGTAAAGTGAATATGGGCGGCTATGCCACCGGCAACGCGCTGGCGCATGCGGGCGTGATCAGCGGTTTCGATATGACCGTTGAGGCAACGCTGACTAAACTTCACTATTTACTGAGTCAGGATCTGGACATTCAGTCCATTCGCAGCGCGATGATGCAAAACCTGCGCGGCGAACTGACACCTGACGAATAA
- the selD gene encoding selenide, water dikinase SelD, with amino-acid sequence MSEQTIRLTQYSHGAGCGCKISPKVLETILHSEQAKFVDPNLLVGNETRDDAAVYDLGNGTSIISTTDFFMPIVDNPFDFGRIAATNAISDIFAMGGKPIMAIAILGWPINTIPPEVAREVIDGGRFACQQAGIALAGGHSIDAPEPIFGLAVTGVVPTERVKRNSTAQAGCKLFLTKPLGIGVLTTAEKKSLLKPEHKGLATEVMCQMNLAGAAFANIDGVKAMTDVTGFGLLGHLSEVCQGAGVQAQVWYQDVPKLPGVEEYIAQGAVPGGTQRNFASYGHLMGEMPEEWRNLLCDPQTSGGLLLAVTPESEAEVQATAAEFGITLTAIGELVTARGGRPMIEIR; translated from the coding sequence ATGAGCGAGCAAACCATTCGTTTAACGCAGTACAGCCACGGAGCCGGTTGCGGTTGTAAAATTTCCCCGAAAGTGCTGGAGACCATCCTGCACAGCGAACAGGCGAAGTTTGTCGACCCGAACCTGCTTGTCGGCAACGAAACGCGTGACGATGCAGCGGTTTATGACCTGGGTAACGGCACCAGCATTATCAGCACCACCGACTTCTTTATGCCGATTGTCGACAACCCGTTCGATTTCGGGCGTATTGCGGCCACCAACGCCATCAGCGATATCTTCGCCATGGGCGGCAAACCGATTATGGCGATCGCTATTCTGGGCTGGCCGATCAACACCATCCCGCCGGAAGTAGCCCGTGAAGTGATTGATGGCGGCCGTTTCGCCTGCCAGCAGGCGGGGATTGCGCTGGCCGGTGGTCACTCTATCGATGCGCCGGAGCCGATCTTCGGCCTGGCCGTGACCGGCGTGGTCCCGACCGAGCGCGTGAAGCGCAACAGTACCGCGCAGGCGGGCTGCAAGCTGTTCCTCACCAAGCCGTTGGGCATTGGCGTGCTGACCACCGCCGAGAAAAAATCCCTGCTCAAACCGGAGCACAAAGGGCTGGCAACGGAAGTCATGTGCCAGATGAACCTCGCGGGTGCGGCGTTCGCCAATATCGACGGCGTGAAGGCGATGACCGACGTGACCGGTTTTGGTCTGCTGGGGCACCTCTCCGAAGTGTGTCAGGGCGCGGGCGTGCAGGCGCAGGTCTGGTATCAGGACGTGCCGAAGCTGCCGGGCGTGGAAGAGTATATTGCTCAGGGCGCGGTCCCGGGCGGTACCCAGCGCAACTTCGCCAGCTATGGTCACCTGATGGGCGAAATGCCAGAAGAATGGCGCAACCTGCTGTGCGATCCGCAAACCTCCGGCGGCCTGCTGCTGGCGGTCACGCCGGAATCCGAAGCCGAGGTTCAGGCCACGGCCGCCGAGTTCGGTATTACCCTGACGGCGATCGGCGAGCTGGTGACCGCGCGCGGTGGCCGACCGATGATTGAGATCCGTTAA
- the pncA gene encoding bifunctional nicotinamidase/pyrazinamidase: protein MKQRALLLVDLQNDFCAGGALAVAEGDSTVDVANTLIDWCKARGEAVVASQDWHPANHGSFASQHNVEPFTRGELDGLAQTFWPDHCVQQTEGAELHPLLNQKAIDAVFHKGENPAIDSYSAFFDNGHRQKTALDAWLRHHEITELIVLGLATDYCVKFTVLDALQLGYTVSVITDGCRGVNIHPQDSAQAFMDMAAEGATLYTLEDWLETQA from the coding sequence ATGAAGCAACGCGCCCTGCTCCTGGTCGATTTGCAAAATGATTTCTGCGCGGGCGGTGCGCTGGCCGTCGCCGAAGGTGACAGCACCGTTGACGTGGCCAACACGCTGATTGACTGGTGCAAAGCCCGTGGTGAAGCAGTTGTCGCAAGCCAGGACTGGCACCCGGCAAATCACGGCAGCTTTGCCAGCCAGCACAATGTCGAGCCCTTCACCCGGGGTGAACTCGACGGGCTGGCGCAAACTTTCTGGCCGGATCACTGCGTACAGCAAACGGAAGGCGCGGAGTTACATCCGCTCCTGAACCAGAAAGCCATCGACGCGGTGTTCCATAAAGGTGAAAACCCGGCTATCGACAGCTATAGCGCGTTTTTTGATAACGGGCATCGCCAGAAAACGGCGCTGGACGCCTGGTTACGTCACCATGAAATCACCGAGCTGATTGTGCTGGGGCTGGCAACGGACTACTGCGTGAAGTTCACCGTGCTGGATGCGCTTCAGCTTGGCTACACCGTCAGCGTCATCACCGACGGCTGCCGCGGGGTGAACATTCATCCGCAGGACAGCGCTCAGGCGTTTATGGATATGGCTGCGGAAGGCGCGACGCTGTATACGCTCGAAGACTGGCTGGAAACGCAGGCTTAG
- the msrB gene encoding peptide-methionine (R)-S-oxide reductase MsrB, whose translation MSNQRNPDDLKKNLTEMQFYVTQNHGTEPPFTGRLLHNKRDGVYHCLVCDAPLFNSQTKFDSGCGWPSFYEPVSDEAIRYLTDASHGMVRTEIRCGNCDAHLGHVFPDGPQPTGERFCVNSASMSFTDDENGDQIKG comes from the coding sequence ATGTCGAACCAACGTAACCCCGACGATTTGAAAAAAAACCTCACAGAAATGCAGTTTTACGTGACGCAAAACCACGGGACGGAACCGCCGTTCACCGGGCGTTTACTGCACAACAAGCGAGACGGCGTCTACCACTGCCTGGTCTGTGATGCTCCGCTGTTCAATTCCCAAACGAAATTTGATTCGGGCTGCGGCTGGCCGAGCTTTTACGAGCCGGTGAGCGATGAGGCTATCCGCTATCTGACCGACGCGTCCCACGGTATGGTGCGCACCGAAATTCGCTGCGGCAACTGCGATGCGCACCTTGGACACGTCTTCCCGGATGGCCCTCAGCCAACGGGCGAGCGTTTCTGCGTGAATTCAGCCTCAATGAGCTTCACTGACGACGAAAACGGCGACCAGATCAAGGGTTGA
- a CDS encoding glycoside hydrolase family 18 protein: MKRLPLLAALPLLCASVASASSLMSVGYFNGGGDVTAGPGGDINKLDVRQITHLNYSFGLVYNDEKDETNAALKDPAKLHQIWLSPKVASDLALIPTLRKQNPNLKVLLSVGGWGARGFSGAAATQESRAVFIRSAQEIVEKYGLDGIDLDWEYPVNGAWGLVASQPTDRENFTALLKEMRDAFGHKKLVTIAVGANAESPKSWVDVKAIAPLLDYINLMTYDMAYGTQYFNANLYDSSAWPTVAAADKYSVDFVVNNYLAAGLKPQQMNLGIGFYGRVPKRAVEPGIDWTKPDAQKNPATQPYFGPQEIGLFKSLGYDLTKDTYVKYNDIVKKLLNDPQKRFTEHWDDQAKVPWLSVKGADGNALFAISYENPRSVAIKADYIKEKGLAGAMFWEYGADDENQLAKQLAASLGIPH; this comes from the coding sequence ATGAAACGTTTGCCCTTGCTGGCAGCCTTACCCTTGCTTTGCGCGTCAGTTGCCTCCGCCAGTTCCCTGATGTCCGTGGGCTATTTTAACGGGGGTGGCGACGTCACCGCCGGACCGGGTGGCGATATCAATAAACTTGACGTTCGCCAGATCACCCACCTGAACTACTCGTTTGGTCTGGTCTATAACGACGAAAAAGACGAAACCAACGCCGCGCTGAAAGATCCGGCGAAGCTGCATCAAATCTGGCTATCGCCAAAAGTGGCGTCCGACCTGGCCTTGATCCCCACCCTGCGTAAGCAAAACCCAAATCTTAAGGTCCTGCTCTCCGTCGGCGGCTGGGGCGCGCGTGGTTTCTCTGGCGCAGCGGCAACCCAAGAGAGTCGCGCGGTGTTCATCCGCTCCGCGCAGGAGATTGTTGAAAAATATGGTCTGGACGGGATCGACCTCGACTGGGAGTATCCGGTCAACGGCGCCTGGGGCCTGGTGGCAAGCCAGCCCACCGACAGGGAAAACTTTACCGCCCTGCTGAAGGAGATGCGCGACGCGTTCGGGCATAAAAAGCTGGTGACCATTGCGGTAGGCGCGAATGCGGAAAGTCCGAAAAGCTGGGTGGATGTGAAAGCCATTGCCCCCCTGCTCGATTACATCAACCTGATGACCTACGACATGGCGTACGGCACGCAGTATTTCAATGCCAACCTGTACGACTCCAGCGCCTGGCCGACGGTGGCCGCCGCGGACAAATACAGCGTCGATTTTGTGGTGAACAACTATCTGGCCGCCGGGCTGAAGCCGCAGCAGATGAATCTCGGGATTGGTTTCTATGGCCGCGTACCTAAACGCGCCGTGGAGCCGGGCATTGACTGGACGAAACCCGATGCGCAAAAAAATCCGGCCACTCAGCCCTACTTCGGGCCGCAGGAGATCGGGTTGTTCAAGTCGCTCGGCTACGACCTGACCAAAGATACCTACGTGAAGTACAACGATATCGTCAAAAAGCTGCTGAACGATCCGCAGAAACGCTTTACCGAGCACTGGGACGACCAGGCGAAAGTGCCGTGGCTTTCGGTGAAGGGTGCCGATGGCAACGCGCTGTTTGCGATTTCGTATGAGAACCCGCGATCCGTGGCGATCAAAGCGGACTACATCAAAGAGAAAGGTCTCGCCGGAGCGATGTTCTGGGAGTACGGCGCGGATGATGAAAACCAGTTAGCGAAGCAGCTGGCGGCGTCGCTCGGGATCCCGCACTAA
- a CDS encoding NAD(P)H nitroreductase: MDALELLVNRRSASRLAEPAPAGEQLENILRAGMRAPDHGTLQPWHFFVIEGEGRDRFSKLLEQGAVAAGQDEKGIDKARNAPFRAPMIIAVVAKCQADHKVPVWEQEMSAGCAVMAMQMAAVAQGFNGIWRTGALTESPAVRDGFGCGEHDKIVGFLYLGTPQLKASSTISVPDTTPFVSRF, translated from the coding sequence ATGGACGCACTCGAACTGCTTGTTAACCGCCGTAGCGCTTCCCGTCTGGCCGAACCTGCCCCGGCAGGCGAGCAGCTGGAGAACATTCTGCGTGCCGGCATGCGTGCCCCCGATCATGGCACGCTGCAGCCGTGGCACTTCTTTGTGATTGAAGGCGAAGGTCGCGATCGTTTCAGTAAACTGCTGGAGCAGGGGGCGGTGGCCGCAGGGCAGGATGAGAAAGGAATCGATAAGGCGCGTAATGCCCCGTTCCGCGCCCCGATGATCATCGCTGTCGTGGCAAAATGCCAGGCGGATCATAAAGTCCCGGTCTGGGAACAGGAAATGTCTGCGGGCTGTGCGGTGATGGCGATGCAGATGGCCGCCGTCGCGCAAGGCTTTAACGGTATCTGGCGCACCGGTGCGCTGACCGAAAGCCCGGCGGTCCGGGACGGTTTTGGCTGCGGTGAGCATGACAAAATTGTCGGTTTCCTCTATCTCGGTACTCCGCAGCTTAAAGCCTCCAGCACCATCAGCGTGCCGGACACCACGCCTTTCGTCAGCCGTTTCTGA
- a CDS encoding MipA/OmpV family protein → MTKLKLLALGILAATAVSTAQAESQWTVGAGVGVINSPYKQYDRDVYPVPVITYEGDNVWFRGLGGGYYLWNDTADKLSIMAYYDPTHFKPGDSDSHALRQLDKRKSSMMAGLSYVHNTQYGFLRTALAGDTLDNSNGFIWDLAWLYRYTNGGLTLTPGIGVQYNSENYNDYYYGVSKNESRRSGLKSYSADDGWDPYLELTASYNFLGDWSVYGTGRYERLSDEVKDSPMVDKSWAGIFSVGVTYKF, encoded by the coding sequence GTGACCAAACTCAAACTTCTGGCATTAGGCATCCTTGCCGCGACCGCAGTAAGCACCGCACAGGCGGAAAGTCAGTGGACGGTTGGCGCGGGTGTTGGCGTCATTAACAGCCCGTACAAACAGTATGACCGTGATGTTTATCCTGTGCCGGTTATCACCTATGAAGGCGATAACGTCTGGTTCCGTGGGCTCGGCGGCGGCTACTATCTGTGGAACGATACGGCCGATAAGCTCTCCATCATGGCGTACTACGATCCTACGCACTTCAAGCCGGGTGACAGCGACAGCCACGCGCTTCGCCAGCTCGACAAGCGTAAAAGCTCGATGATGGCCGGCCTCTCTTATGTGCATAACACCCAGTATGGCTTCCTGCGTACGGCCCTGGCAGGCGATACGCTGGATAACAGCAACGGCTTTATCTGGGATCTGGCGTGGCTGTACCGTTACACCAACGGTGGTCTGACCCTGACGCCGGGTATCGGTGTGCAGTACAACAGCGAGAACTACAATGACTACTATTATGGCGTCTCTAAAAACGAGTCCCGTCGTAGCGGTCTGAAGAGCTACAGCGCAGATGACGGCTGGGATCCGTACCTGGAGCTGACCGCGAGCTATAACTTCCTTGGCGACTGGAGCGTGTACGGTACTGGCCGTTATGAGCGTCTGAGCGATGAAGTGAAAGACAGCCCGATGGTCGATAAGTCCTGGGCAGGCATCTTCTCTGTCGGTGTGACCTACAAGTTCTGA
- a CDS encoding YeaC family protein, which produces MNIEDMISGMTPEIYQRLVTAVELGKWPDGVALTPEQKENSLQLVMLWQARNNTDAQHMTIDTRGQMVMKSKRELKEDFGITPKPIATFK; this is translated from the coding sequence GTGAATATTGAAGACATGATTAGCGGTATGACGCCGGAGATTTATCAACGTCTGGTCACCGCCGTAGAGCTGGGAAAATGGCCCGATGGCGTCGCGCTGACCCCGGAGCAGAAAGAAAACAGCCTGCAGCTGGTGATGCTGTGGCAGGCGCGCAACAACACCGACGCGCAGCACATGACGATCGACACCCGTGGTCAAATGGTGATGAAGAGCAAGCGTGAGCTGAAAGAGGACTTTGGTATCACCCCGAAGCCGATTGCGACTTTCAAATAA